One stretch of Mycolicibacterium fallax DNA includes these proteins:
- a CDS encoding MCE family protein: MRTGIFGIVLVACLVLVSFGYTALPFWPQGKVYSAYFADAAGIAPGDDVNVSGINVGKVKSIALAGTAAKVDFTVDRGVRVGDASLVAIRTETVLGQKSLAVTPLGAGWTTDIPLERTTTPYTLATALQDLGGNVAALDKPQLETALSTLTESMAAATPALRGTLDGVANLSRTINARDEALGQLLGHAQSVTKSLAGRSEQVNKLILDGNQLFGALNQRRQALSTLIAGIDDVSAQLSGFVADNKREFGPALENLTKVLDQMLERRDYISEALKRLPPYATTLGEVVGSAPGFQINLYGLPPATMAEVLMDAYFQPGKLPDSLSDYLKGMISERLIVRPKSP; the protein is encoded by the coding sequence TTGCGGACCGGCATCTTCGGCATCGTCTTGGTGGCCTGCCTGGTGCTGGTGTCCTTCGGGTACACCGCCCTGCCGTTCTGGCCGCAGGGCAAGGTGTATTCGGCGTATTTCGCCGACGCAGCGGGCATTGCGCCCGGTGACGACGTCAACGTGTCCGGCATCAACGTCGGCAAGGTGAAGTCGATCGCGCTGGCCGGCACCGCGGCCAAGGTGGACTTCACCGTGGACCGCGGCGTGCGGGTCGGTGACGCCTCGCTGGTCGCGATCCGCACCGAGACGGTGCTGGGGCAGAAGTCGCTGGCCGTCACCCCGCTGGGGGCGGGCTGGACGACCGACATTCCGCTGGAGCGCACCACCACGCCGTACACCCTGGCCACCGCGCTGCAGGACCTCGGCGGCAACGTCGCCGCGCTGGACAAGCCCCAGCTGGAGACCGCGCTGAGCACCCTCACCGAGTCGATGGCGGCCGCCACGCCCGCGCTGCGCGGGACGCTGGACGGGGTGGCGAACCTGTCGCGCACCATCAACGCCCGGGACGAGGCGCTGGGCCAGTTGCTCGGCCACGCCCAGTCGGTGACCAAGTCGCTGGCCGGCCGCTCCGAGCAGGTCAACAAGCTGATCCTGGACGGCAACCAGCTGTTCGGCGCGCTGAACCAGCGGCGCCAGGCGCTGAGCACCCTGATCGCCGGGATCGACGACGTCTCGGCGCAGCTGTCCGGCTTCGTCGCCGACAACAAGCGCGAGTTCGGGCCTGCGCTGGAGAACCTGACCAAGGTGCTGGACCAGATGCTGGAGCGGCGCGACTACATCAGCGAGGCGCTCAAGCGGCTGCCGCCGTATGCCACCACGCTCGGTGAGGTCGTCGGCTCGGCGCCCGGTTTCCAGATCAACCTCTACGGCCTGCCGCCGGCCACCATGGCCGAGGTGCTGATGGACGCCTACTTCCAGCCCGGCAAGCTCCCCGACAGCCTCTCGGATTACCTGAAGGGCATGATCTCCGAACGACTCATCGTGAGGCCGAAGTCACCATGA
- a CDS encoding MCE family protein, translating to MTERTISGLRLGRGARLAVIAALVAILVAAAALLWPGRGGTKVVGLFSSAVGIYPGDEVRMLGVPVGRITAIEPRAEDVKITMMVDKSVQIPADARAIVISPNLVAARFIQLTPAYDGGPELADGAVLDLDHTGVPVEWDQVKEELTKLSAQLGPGPGGLSGPAAEFIDQAASTLDGNGDSFRTALREMSQVAGRLGDSRTDLFGTVRNLQVLVHALSESNEQLVQFSGHVASVSQVLADSSVGLDTTLASLNTALADVRGLLGEHNQSLITSVNKLTEFSTLLSNQSDDIEQVLHVTPNGLANFYNIYNPAQGTIAGVLSLPNFANPVQFICGGTFDIGATPDNYKRAEICRQRMAPVLRRLTMNFPPVTFHPVNSITAYKGQIIYDTPETEAKARTPVPYLQWQPADGVTPPVIPPGTTLGDMVLPPAENPGQISPGPPFIMGGGR from the coding sequence ATGACCGAGCGCACCATCTCCGGACTCCGGCTGGGCCGCGGCGCGCGGCTGGCGGTGATCGCCGCCCTGGTGGCGATCCTGGTCGCCGCCGCGGCACTGCTGTGGCCGGGCCGCGGCGGCACCAAGGTCGTCGGGCTGTTCAGCTCGGCGGTCGGCATCTACCCCGGTGACGAGGTTCGGATGCTCGGCGTGCCGGTGGGCCGGATCACCGCCATCGAGCCCCGCGCCGAAGACGTCAAGATCACCATGATGGTGGACAAGTCGGTGCAGATCCCGGCCGACGCGCGGGCCATCGTCATCTCGCCCAACCTGGTCGCCGCCCGATTCATCCAGCTCACCCCCGCCTACGACGGCGGCCCGGAGCTGGCCGACGGCGCGGTGCTGGACCTCGACCACACCGGGGTGCCGGTGGAATGGGACCAGGTCAAGGAGGAGCTGACCAAGCTGTCGGCGCAGCTCGGCCCCGGCCCGGGCGGACTGTCCGGCCCGGCCGCGGAGTTCATCGACCAGGCGGCGAGCACCCTGGACGGCAACGGCGACTCGTTCCGCACCGCGCTGCGGGAAATGTCCCAGGTGGCCGGCCGGCTCGGGGACTCCCGGACCGACCTGTTCGGCACGGTGCGCAACCTGCAGGTGCTGGTGCACGCGCTGTCCGAGAGCAACGAGCAGCTGGTGCAGTTCTCCGGACACGTCGCCTCGGTGTCGCAGGTGCTGGCGGACAGCTCCGTCGGCCTGGACACCACCCTGGCCAGCCTGAACACCGCGCTGGCGGACGTGCGCGGGCTGCTCGGTGAGCACAACCAGTCGCTGATCACCTCGGTCAACAAGCTCACCGAGTTCTCCACGCTGCTGTCGAACCAGTCCGACGACATCGAGCAGGTGCTGCACGTCACGCCCAACGGCCTGGCCAACTTCTACAACATCTACAACCCGGCCCAGGGCACCATCGCCGGCGTGCTGTCGTTGCCGAACTTCGCCAACCCGGTGCAGTTCATCTGCGGCGGTACCTTCGACATCGGTGCCACCCCGGACAACTACAAGCGCGCCGAGATCTGCCGTCAGCGGATGGCCCCGGTGCTGCGCCGGTTGACGATGAACTTCCCGCCGGTGACCTTCCACCCGGTCAACAGCATCACCGCCTACAAGGGGCAGATCATCTACGACACCCCGGAGACCGAGGCCAAGGCCCGGACGCCGGTGCCGTACCTGCAGTGGCAGCCCGCCGACGGCGTCACCCCGCCGGTCATCCCGCCGGGCACCACCCTCGGCGACATGGTGCTGCCGCCGGCGGAGAATCCCGGCCAGATCTCACCCGGACCGCCGTTCATCATGGGAGGTGGGCGGTGA
- a CDS encoding MCE family protein, with translation MIRPTISRLTRALALGSVATVLAGCSFGGLNSLNMPGTRGHGPGSFTISVQLPDVATLPQNSPVLVNDVTVGSVSGIAAVQDADGSFHATVQLSLDAEVNLPANATATVAQTSLLGSQHVALLPPNGPADERRLSQGDVIELGSTGRYPTTEEVLSSLGMVVNKGNIGALEDITEELYAGVANRSGSFVDLIPRLAELTGSLQRQTTDILAAADGLNRFSGILARNRENLGRALETMPDALRVLNKNRAEFIAAFAALGRVGTVAANMLDKTKEDFGANLKDLYPVVKALNDNAEDFVKDLTFLPTFPFHTKYLRQAVRGDYLNVYATFDMTARRMGEAMFGTSGLDPNMKHMSEILNAPDFVVGASANLSGQAADPFKIPAGTATQWGGDR, from the coding sequence GTGATCAGGCCAACCATCAGCCGGCTGACCCGCGCGCTGGCGCTCGGCTCGGTGGCCACCGTGCTGGCCGGCTGCTCCTTCGGCGGGCTGAACTCGCTGAACATGCCGGGCACTCGTGGCCACGGACCCGGCTCGTTCACCATCTCGGTGCAGCTGCCCGACGTGGCAACGCTGCCGCAGAACTCGCCGGTGCTGGTCAACGACGTCACCGTCGGCAGCGTGTCGGGCATCGCCGCGGTGCAGGACGCCGACGGCAGCTTCCACGCCACCGTGCAGCTGTCGCTGGACGCCGAGGTGAACCTGCCCGCCAACGCGACCGCGACGGTCGCCCAGACCTCGCTGCTGGGCTCCCAGCACGTCGCGCTGTTGCCGCCCAACGGCCCCGCCGACGAGCGCAGGCTGAGCCAGGGCGACGTCATCGAACTCGGCTCCACCGGGCGCTACCCGACCACCGAAGAGGTGCTGTCCTCGCTGGGCATGGTGGTCAACAAGGGCAACATCGGTGCGCTGGAGGACATCACCGAGGAGCTCTACGCGGGGGTGGCCAACCGGTCCGGCAGCTTCGTCGACCTGATCCCGCGGCTGGCCGAGCTGACCGGTTCGCTGCAGCGCCAGACCACCGACATCCTGGCCGCCGCCGACGGGCTCAACCGGTTCTCCGGCATCCTGGCGCGCAACCGGGAGAACCTCGGCCGCGCACTGGAGACGATGCCCGACGCGCTGCGGGTGCTCAACAAGAACCGCGCGGAGTTCATCGCGGCGTTCGCCGCGCTGGGCCGGGTCGGCACGGTCGCCGCCAACATGCTGGACAAGACCAAGGAGGACTTCGGGGCGAACCTGAAGGATCTGTACCCGGTGGTCAAGGCGCTCAACGACAACGCCGAGGACTTCGTCAAGGACCTGACCTTCCTGCCGACGTTCCCGTTCCACACCAAGTACCTGCGCCAGGCGGTCCGCGGTGACTACCTCAACGTGTACGCCACCTTCGACATGACCGCGCGCCGGATGGGTGAGGCGATGTTCGGCACCTCCGGATTGGACCCGAACATGAAGCACATGAGCGAGATCCTCAACGCCCCCGACTTCGTGGTGGGCGCCTCGGCGAACCTGTCCGGGCAGGCCGCCGACCCGTTCAAGATTCCGGCGGGGACCGCGACCCAGTGGGGAGGAGACCGGTGA